CCGACGATCTCGATTTCCACCACGTCCCCAGGCGAGAGCTGCGCCACGCCAGCAGGCGTGCCGGTTAGGACGAGATCGCCGGGCTCGAGCGTGATATAGCGGGAGATGTACGAGAGAAGCGTCGGCACCGAGAACACCATCTCGGAAGAGTTCGCCCGCTGGCGCTCGACGCCGTTGAGGCGCGAGACCACGGTCAAGTTGGCCAAGTCGAACGGTGCGTGTGACTCACTGCCGAGCGGCAAGAAGGTGTCGGAACCCTTGGCGCGCGCCCACTGCCCGTCGTTCTTCTGCCAGTCGCGAGCCGACACGTCATTGGCCGCCACAATGCCCCGCACGCCCGCCTCACACTCGGCGGGAGTCGCTTTGCGGAGCACCGTGCCAATGACGATACCGAGCTCGCCTTCAAAATCGATACGCCCCGCATCGGGCGGCAACTCAATCGCGGCACCGGCCGGAATGACCGTCGATGGCGGTTTCAGAAAGAGTAGCGGCTCGGTCGGCACGTCATTGCCCATTTCCTTGGCGTGTTCGCGATAGTTCCGCCCCACGCAGACAATTTTCCCTGGCTTTTCCATGACTCTAATGTACCCCACTAAATGGATTTGGTCGCGTAAAACTTACGTAATTCGTCCCGCACCACAGCCCACGGCGCGTCAATTCGACGCGCGAGAGGCAGGCCAGCAATCAGGGCCCGTCCGTACGACTTTTTCACAACCCTCGGGTCACAGAGCACCACCGCGCCACGGTCGGTGGCGGTGCGAATGAGGCGCCCAAAGCCCTGCTTCAGGCGGAGGGCAGCGTGTGGCACCATATACTCGGCAAATGCATCGCGGCCGGTGGCCTCAAGTGCCTCGCACTGCGCCGCCGTCACCGGCTCGCTTGGCACTCGGAACGGCACCCGCGCCAGCAGGAGCCCGCGCAAGGCGCGCCCCGGCACGTCCACCCCTTCCCAGAAGGTGGCGGTGCCAATCAACACCGCGTTCCCAGACTCACGGAACCGGCGCAGCAGGTTGTCGCGCGAATCCTCGCCGTGTACGAGCAAGGGCCAACGCGCATCGGCACCGAGGGCGCGCAATGCCTGCGCTGCCTCTTTCACATCGCGGTGGCTCGTAAAGAGCAGAAAGACACCACCGTCCGCCGCCTCGACGAGATCCGCCGCGGCCTGCACCACGCGCCGTAGATGCAGAGCGCCATCCACATTCGGCGCTGGAAAATCGGTGGGAATGGCGAGCACCGCTTGCCGCGCAAAATCAAAGGGCGACGGGAGCGAGACTGTTTCCGGCTCGACGTCATCTTCGTCGAGCCCAAGACGCCCCGCAATAAAATCAAAGCCGTCGCCCACCGAGAGCGT
This portion of the Gemmatimonadota bacterium genome encodes:
- a CDS encoding fumarylacetoacetate hydrolase family protein, yielding MEKPGKIVCVGRNYREHAKEMGNDVPTEPLLFLKPPSTVIPAGAAIELPPDAGRIDFEGELGIVIGTVLRKATPAECEAGVRGIVAANDVSARDWQKNDGQWARAKGSDTFLPLGSESHAPFDLANLTVVSRLNGVERQRANSSEMVFSVPTLLSYISRYITLEPGDLVLTGTPAGVAQLSPGDVVEIEIVGHSKVSSPVVAGHG